In Pseudomonadales bacterium, one genomic interval encodes:
- a CDS encoding tetratricopeptide repeat protein: MPNRLLSFLLPFFCAVLLQSCASTDSAPPNAFLMEEEQIEPEAPVKPFPTETLYQLLVGEIAGVRNHAPMALRIYTEQALATRDPQITARAAGIAAYLQSLPELLQTSELWTELEPDNPQPRQLYALALTQKGLFLEAYPHAEFAFLQGFEEPILTLAAYSEKASTETHRQLLQRYQELQLKQPDNAISAIGKAILLNYLHRNEEALAEIKNVHRRHPQIEVAALMETQLLQQLEQPEAALKSLQRSVEQIPTSKKLRLQYARLLAKDDLSAAHKQLRILAEQFPNDVQLHFSLAIASQQLGMIEEARQAFTRLTGNPASSTDAHFELGNIAEEEGNLPLALTHYRQVRKGRNLITAASRASDIMAKSGQLDDALLHLRTLRLEQTVRSVLLYQVESELLMEYEQLDEAYTVLSHALNQHPENIPLLYTRSIVSERNNDFPRSEADLRAILNKDQNNATALNALGYTLTLHTDRYEEAHQLILRALELRPEDPAIIDSLGWVLYHLGFFEESIQQLQLAMSKLPDPEVAAHLGEVLWHVNRQEEAINVWQQILKNDPTNEIVLKTQRRLQGNMEND, encoded by the coding sequence GTGCCTAACCGTCTATTATCCTTTCTATTGCCCTTTTTTTGTGCTGTCCTGTTGCAGTCCTGCGCTTCAACAGACAGTGCGCCACCCAATGCATTCCTCATGGAAGAAGAGCAAATTGAGCCTGAAGCTCCCGTAAAACCTTTCCCGACTGAAACACTTTATCAATTATTGGTCGGGGAAATCGCCGGTGTTCGCAATCATGCGCCCATGGCGCTGCGCATCTACACTGAACAGGCACTTGCAACACGCGATCCACAAATCACCGCCCGAGCCGCCGGTATTGCAGCCTATCTGCAATCATTACCGGAACTGCTACAAACCTCGGAGCTGTGGACTGAACTTGAGCCTGACAACCCTCAACCACGGCAACTCTACGCCCTTGCCCTGACACAGAAAGGCCTTTTTCTGGAAGCCTACCCTCATGCGGAATTTGCCTTTCTACAGGGTTTTGAGGAACCAATTCTCACCCTGGCGGCATACAGCGAAAAAGCCAGCACCGAGACTCATCGTCAATTGCTCCAACGATATCAGGAACTCCAGTTAAAGCAGCCTGACAATGCCATTTCTGCGATTGGCAAAGCCATACTGCTGAATTATCTGCACCGAAATGAAGAAGCGCTCGCGGAAATAAAAAACGTTCACCGACGCCACCCCCAGATAGAGGTTGCGGCGCTGATGGAAACACAGCTGCTGCAACAGCTTGAACAACCCGAAGCGGCGCTGAAATCGCTACAGAGATCCGTTGAACAAATCCCCACAAGCAAGAAGTTGCGACTACAATACGCGCGCCTTCTCGCCAAGGATGACCTGTCGGCTGCGCATAAACAGCTCCGTATTCTGGCCGAGCAATTTCCCAACGATGTACAGCTTCACTTTTCACTGGCAATTGCCAGCCAGCAGCTGGGTATGATTGAGGAAGCCCGGCAGGCGTTCACCCGACTGACAGGAAACCCGGCCAGCAGTACCGATGCACACTTTGAATTGGGCAACATAGCGGAGGAAGAGGGCAATCTACCGCTGGCACTGACCCACTACCGTCAGGTTCGCAAAGGCAGAAACCTGATAACGGCAGCCAGCAGAGCCAGCGATATCATGGCTAAGTCAGGTCAGCTGGATGATGCCTTGCTGCACCTTAGAACACTTCGCCTGGAACAGACCGTGCGCTCGGTGCTGCTTTATCAGGTGGAATCCGAACTATTGATGGAATACGAGCAGCTCGACGAAGCCTATACCGTTTTGAGCCATGCGCTTAATCAACACCCCGAGAACATTCCGCTGCTTTACACCCGCTCAATCGTCAGCGAGCGCAATAACGACTTCCCACGCTCAGAGGCCGATCTGCGCGCCATTCTTAACAAGGACCAAAATAATGCCACGGCACTCAATGCGCTGGGCTACACACTGACACTTCACACTGACAGGTACGAAGAAGCTCACCAGCTTATCCTCCGCGCACTTGAGCTGCGGCCCGAAGACCCGGCTATTATCGACAGCCTCGGCTGGGTGCTGTATCACCTGGGGTTTTTTGAAGAGTCAATTCAGCAACTGCAACTGGCCATGTCAAA
- a CDS encoding PilZ domain-containing protein: MRENRQQARTRLLKLIKVRSADDQRLFGHVGDISVGGMMVQTHHNIAVGDYLNLAIELPADIHPSPLDIHAEVTWTGEKNKHNTRSFGCRFVAIEKAEHNALLELARKYPMGEEEL; encoded by the coding sequence GTGCGTGAGAACAGGCAGCAAGCGAGAACCCGGCTCCTTAAGCTCATAAAAGTCAGATCAGCTGATGATCAGCGTCTTTTTGGCCACGTGGGAGATATATCCGTGGGCGGCATGATGGTGCAAACTCACCACAATATAGCCGTAGGCGACTACCTCAACCTCGCCATCGAACTACCCGCAGATATCCATCCGTCACCACTGGATATTCACGCAGAAGTTACCTGGACCGGCGAAAAGAACAAACACAATACCCGCAGCTTTGGCTGCCGTTTTGTCGCCATTGAAAAAGCCGAGCACAACGCCTTGCTCGAACTTGCCAGAAAGTACCCTATGGGCGAAGAAGAGCTCTAG
- a CDS encoding flavin reductase family protein, with protein sequence MPDIEVNRELRNAMGSFATGITVVTALDNSGNPVGMTVNSFSSVSLEPPLILWCLGVGSTHCEVFRNCTHFNVNVLEASQAPVSRLFAAPEDDQFNRVDWHPDAREIPILSGALASFQCTTEQCYPGGDHTIIIGRVVDYTYRTGQPLIFSQGKYQLLGGELTP encoded by the coding sequence ATGCCTGATATTGAAGTTAATCGAGAGCTACGAAATGCTATGGGCTCTTTTGCGACAGGAATTACTGTTGTCACCGCCCTGGACAACAGCGGTAATCCAGTCGGAATGACGGTGAACAGCTTTTCTTCTGTATCCCTTGAACCACCACTTATTCTCTGGTGCCTGGGGGTCGGATCAACTCACTGTGAGGTATTCAGAAATTGTACGCACTTCAATGTCAACGTGCTGGAAGCATCCCAGGCACCGGTATCCCGCCTTTTTGCTGCACCGGAAGATGACCAGTTTAATCGCGTAGACTGGCACCCTGATGCGCGCGAGATACCGATTCTTTCGGGCGCACTGGCATCCTTTCAATGCACTACCGAGCAGTGTTACCCGGGAGGGGATCACACCATTATTATCGGCCGCGTTGTCGATTACACTTACCGCACCGGCCAACCATTGATATTTTCCCAGGGCAAATATCAATTGCTCGGCGGCGAGTTAACACCGTGA
- a CDS encoding M48 family metalloprotease, producing MKHLFFILAISLLASPAIRVFAESSDQKTGRELHEKILQEMPVITDGKLADYVKKVGLRVAKTSDTPDLEFTFTLLDDPGINAFATPGGYIYINRGLITYLNSEAQLAAVLAHEVGHITERHHARKNRAQAGSQITSVILAVLTRSNEVGEASGLWGASLVQGYGRDMELEADEKGAQFLYRAGYPPQAMIEVVSLLKDHERLEKMRAKASGKKTQTYHGLFASHPRNDQRLREVINKAGTLPQTLSAETNVVPFRLATEGMVWGQNIDSQEKPKNRYQNATLGFLIDYPEGWVFSSHSNALKSHNADNTARMDLSMANRTTEPPELFIKKQLAIPLLKKSESFVQAGLRGHTGLIPGKKTPASTTPDQRLAVIYYGRLAYIFKGEILLKDDSSAVDKKQANDDFMSIIKSFRPISRRALQAQQAFTIHYVKATANTTFAALANHLKLGKFGEEELRIINNYYPTGEPKPGEWIKIIRQ from the coding sequence ATGAAACACCTTTTCTTCATCCTGGCCATCAGCCTGCTTGCCTCTCCAGCAATTCGGGTATTTGCCGAAAGCTCGGATCAAAAAACCGGCCGCGAACTGCATGAAAAAATCCTTCAAGAAATGCCCGTAATAACAGACGGAAAACTGGCGGACTATGTCAAAAAAGTTGGCCTTCGTGTGGCAAAAACATCAGACACTCCGGATCTTGAATTTACGTTTACGCTACTGGATGATCCCGGCATCAACGCTTTTGCCACCCCCGGCGGTTATATCTACATCAATCGAGGCTTGATTACCTACCTCAATAGCGAAGCGCAACTGGCTGCGGTTCTAGCGCATGAAGTCGGGCATATCACCGAACGCCACCACGCCCGCAAGAACCGAGCCCAGGCCGGCTCCCAGATTACCTCCGTTATTCTGGCTGTTCTCACCCGCAGCAATGAAGTTGGAGAAGCCAGTGGTCTCTGGGGGGCATCGCTGGTTCAGGGTTATGGTCGCGACATGGAACTGGAAGCGGACGAAAAAGGCGCACAGTTTCTCTACCGTGCAGGCTATCCACCACAAGCGATGATTGAAGTTGTATCACTGCTGAAAGATCATGAAAGACTCGAAAAAATGCGCGCCAAGGCATCCGGGAAAAAAACCCAGACCTATCACGGGCTTTTTGCCTCCCACCCCCGCAACGACCAGCGTCTGCGAGAAGTCATCAACAAGGCTGGAACACTACCGCAAACCCTCTCGGCAGAAACCAACGTTGTACCCTTCCGTCTGGCAACAGAAGGGATGGTCTGGGGGCAGAACATCGATAGTCAGGAAAAACCCAAAAATCGCTACCAGAACGCCACACTAGGCTTCCTGATTGACTACCCGGAAGGCTGGGTCTTCTCCAGCCACAGCAACGCACTCAAGAGCCACAACGCTGATAACACTGCTCGCATGGATCTGAGCATGGCAAACCGGACTACCGAGCCGCCCGAACTATTCATTAAAAAACAGCTGGCTATCCCGCTACTCAAAAAATCCGAATCATTCGTTCAGGCCGGGCTCAGAGGACACACCGGCCTGATTCCCGGCAAGAAGACACCCGCCAGTACCACACCTGATCAACGACTGGCCGTGATTTACTATGGTCGGCTTGCCTATATCTTCAAAGGAGAAATACTGCTGAAAGACGACAGCAGCGCTGTGGATAAAAAGCAGGCCAATGATGACTTCATGAGTATAATCAAAAGCTTTCGCCCGATTTCACGCCGCGCGCTGCAAGCCCAGCAAGCCTTTACCATTCACTACGTTAAAGCCACAGCAAACACCACTTTTGCAGCACTGGCAAACCACTTGAAGCTAGGTAAATTTGGCGAAGAAGAATTACGCATTATCAACAACTATTACCCGACCGGAGAACCCAAACCGGGTGAGTGGATTAAAATTATTCGCCAGTAA
- the prmC gene encoding peptide chain release factor N(5)-glutamine methyltransferase, producing MTTVTQCLRRAEELVESDSARLDVEVLLTHVFNVDRAWLYSWSDRVLDAAQLEQFEALFQRRLNGEPVAYITGEKEFWSLPLAVNFSTLIPRPDTELLIEHALVLPLPENARVLDLGTGTGAIALALASEKPNWQITAVDVSPEAVALAACNARNLEASNVRVLQSDWFDALRGEVFDLILSNPPYISENDEHLNQGDVRFEPATALVSAKQGYADLEKIIEDSGLYLNAGGWLVVEHGFQQGEKITALMRDNGFVEVSLHQDLGGNDRASMGRKNGY from the coding sequence ATGACGACCGTTACTCAATGCCTCCGGCGTGCGGAAGAACTGGTTGAAAGTGATAGCGCCCGTCTTGATGTCGAGGTTTTATTAACCCATGTATTCAATGTTGATCGGGCCTGGTTATATAGCTGGTCTGATCGGGTGCTGGATGCTGCGCAGCTGGAGCAATTTGAAGCGTTATTTCAGCGTCGCCTGAATGGTGAACCGGTGGCCTATATCACTGGAGAAAAAGAGTTCTGGTCGTTGCCTCTGGCCGTGAATTTCTCCACTCTTATTCCTCGCCCCGATACGGAACTGTTAATCGAGCATGCTCTTGTGCTGCCGTTGCCTGAAAATGCACGAGTTCTGGATCTGGGAACCGGTACCGGGGCTATTGCCCTGGCACTGGCGAGTGAAAAACCGAACTGGCAGATTACCGCCGTGGATGTCAGCCCGGAAGCCGTCGCTCTTGCCGCGTGTAATGCCCGTAATCTAGAGGCGAGTAACGTTCGCGTGCTACAAAGCGATTGGTTTGATGCGCTGCGCGGTGAGGTGTTTGACCTGATTCTGAGCAACCCGCCTTATATCTCTGAGAACGACGAGCACCTGAATCAGGGTGACGTCCGATTTGAGCCAGCCACTGCTCTGGTGTCGGCGAAGCAGGGGTATGCAGATCTTGAAAAAATTATTGAAGATTCCGGCTTGTATCTCAACGCCGGTGGCTGGTTAGTGGTTGAGCATGGCTTTCAGCAAGGCGAAAAGATAACCGCACTGATGCGCGATAACGGCTTTGTCGAGGTTTCGCTACATCAAGATCTGGGTGGTAACGACAGGGCCTCAATGGGTCGAAAAAACGGGTACTAA
- the cysZ gene encoding sulfate transporter CysZ, producing the protein MTGEKPVSAKNIRHTVGKKLNGPGYLLEGFQLLFHPRLRLLVLTPLVINLLVFIGLSIVIVDQFSILMNSLMSYLPEWLEFLAWIVWVLFALLVLVIYGYSFALVGNLLASPFYGLLAEKVSALENPDIKTEPLTFNTVLAIAGRSFKRELHKLLYFLPRIVAVLLLTLVLSFIPPFSLLSPVIIFLWGAWSLALQYLDYGADNSAIEFISLRQLMATRKFAAISFGGSTLLATSIPILNLLAIPASVIGATIMWERQVRERKTG; encoded by the coding sequence ATGACAGGTGAAAAACCAGTCAGTGCAAAAAATATTCGCCATACCGTTGGAAAGAAACTGAACGGTCCCGGTTACCTGCTGGAAGGCTTTCAATTGCTGTTTCACCCGCGTTTGCGCTTGCTCGTGCTGACGCCATTAGTTATTAATTTGTTGGTGTTTATTGGCCTTTCGATTGTGATTGTTGATCAGTTTTCAATACTGATGAACAGCCTGATGAGTTACCTGCCCGAATGGCTGGAATTTTTGGCCTGGATTGTGTGGGTGTTATTCGCTTTATTAGTGCTGGTTATTTACGGATACAGCTTTGCACTGGTCGGTAATCTCTTGGCTTCACCGTTTTACGGCCTGCTGGCCGAGAAGGTTTCTGCGCTGGAGAACCCGGATATAAAAACAGAGCCATTAACGTTTAATACCGTACTTGCCATTGCTGGCCGATCATTTAAACGAGAGTTGCATAAACTGCTGTATTTTTTACCGCGAATTGTGGCAGTGCTGCTGCTGACCCTGGTGCTGTCATTTATTCCGCCATTCAGCCTGCTGTCGCCAGTGATTATCTTTTTGTGGGGAGCCTGGTCACTGGCGCTGCAATACCTGGATTACGGCGCCGACAATAGCGCTATTGAATTTATTTCGTTGCGGCAACTGATGGCCACACGGAAATTTGCGGCCATCAGTTTTGGAGGCAGCACTTTGCTGGCAACCAGTATTCCGATTTTGAATTTACTGGCGATACCCGCCTCGGTGATTGGCGCAACCATCATGTGGGAGCGCCAGGTAAGAGAACGTAAAACCGGATAA
- a CDS encoding DoxX family protein translates to MGQLVCVFNRFHNALFNRLQCFDGLAPLALRLYLVPVFWMAGTQKIDMATFLPFDYTVQWFDDGLGLPFPYVMAFLAGWTEILGAVLLLMGLATRWISIPLMVTMIVAALAVHWDQGWSAIASSESRDIAIRLGAAREILEEHADYDWLTEKGGFVILNNGIEFSVTYFIMLMSLMFTGGGRFTSVDYWLMKSCKADH, encoded by the coding sequence ATGGGTCAGCTAGTGTGTGTATTCAACCGGTTTCACAATGCACTTTTCAACAGATTACAGTGCTTCGATGGTCTTGCACCGCTGGCTTTGAGGCTTTATTTGGTACCGGTGTTCTGGATGGCGGGTACTCAAAAAATTGATATGGCAACATTTTTACCCTTTGATTACACGGTTCAATGGTTTGATGACGGTTTAGGTTTGCCGTTTCCCTATGTGATGGCTTTTCTTGCCGGGTGGACGGAAATACTCGGTGCAGTGTTATTACTGATGGGCCTAGCCACTCGCTGGATATCCATACCGCTTATGGTGACTATGATTGTTGCCGCGTTAGCCGTCCATTGGGACCAGGGCTGGAGTGCCATAGCCAGTTCCGAATCCCGTGATATTGCTATCCGGCTGGGAGCAGCCAGGGAAATTCTTGAAGAACACGCCGATTACGATTGGCTGACCGAAAAAGGAGGGTTTGTGATTCTCAATAATGGCATAGAGTTTTCCGTGACCTATTTCATTATGCTGATGAGCCTGATGTTCACCGGCGGTGGTCGTTTTACCAGTGTTGATTACTGGTTGATGAAATCCTGCAAGGCCGATCATTAA
- the amrA gene encoding AmmeMemoRadiSam system protein A — protein MPYTPIDKKDQQTLLEIAREHIQVFLTTGRNLHIEETVFSKPLQQALGNYVRLILDKKTRGAVGNLQSHLPLITDVSQNAYDAAFEDPRFPPLTREEMKETTIEITLLTPPEPIICNNEQELRKHICEGEDGLLLAEGVHSSHLLPSDWHHLPDVASFMATLKKKAGLPTDYWSDNLTVHRFSTLSFRE, from the coding sequence ATGCCCTACACCCCCATCGACAAAAAAGACCAGCAGACTTTGCTTGAAATTGCCCGCGAGCATATTCAGGTATTTCTCACTACTGGCAGAAACCTTCATATTGAAGAAACCGTGTTCAGCAAGCCCTTACAACAGGCACTGGGCAACTACGTGCGATTGATTCTGGACAAAAAAACCCGCGGTGCCGTGGGCAATCTGCAAAGCCATCTGCCTTTGATTACGGATGTCAGCCAGAATGCCTATGATGCCGCCTTTGAAGATCCCCGTTTCCCGCCACTCACCCGTGAGGAAATGAAAGAGACCACCATAGAAATCACACTGTTAACACCGCCTGAACCGATCATTTGCAACAATGAGCAGGAGCTGAGGAAGCATATATGCGAGGGTGAAGACGGCTTGCTACTGGCAGAAGGCGTTCACAGTTCTCACTTGCTTCCCTCAGACTGGCACCACCTGCCGGATGTTGCATCTTTTATGGCGACACTGAAAAAAAAGGCCGGACTCCCGACCGACTACTGGTCAGACAACCTGACCGTGCACCGTTTCAGCACACTCTCTTTCAGGGAATAA
- the prfA gene encoding peptide chain release factor 1 codes for MKTSILEKLDSLSQRHEEVGQLLSDPDVIGNQNRFRELSMEYSELEPVVKAYAAYQRVLDNVEAAELLLDDADADMRAMGQEELKFCQGEREQLEVDLQKLLLPKDPNDNKSVFLEIRAGTGGDEAAIFSGDLFRMYSKYAESQRWQVEIISQSFGEHGGYKEIISRIVGQGVYSRLKFESGAHRVQRVPETESQGRIHTSACTVAVMPEADELEAIDINKGDLRVDTFRASGAGGQHVNKTDSAIRLTHLPTGIVVECQDERSQHKNRAKAMSLLAARLQNAQQEAAAQNIADERRLLVGSGDRSERIRTYNYPQGRVTDHRINLTLYKLHEMMEGQLDDIIQPLVNEYQAEQLAALSS; via the coding sequence ATGAAAACGTCAATTCTGGAAAAGCTCGATTCGTTATCTCAACGCCATGAAGAAGTGGGCCAGTTGTTGAGCGACCCGGATGTCATCGGTAACCAGAACCGTTTCCGTGAGTTGTCTATGGAATATTCGGAACTTGAGCCGGTCGTGAAAGCCTATGCTGCTTACCAGCGAGTGCTGGACAACGTCGAAGCGGCGGAGTTGCTGCTTGATGATGCTGATGCTGACATGCGTGCCATGGGACAGGAAGAATTAAAGTTCTGCCAGGGCGAGCGGGAACAGCTGGAAGTGGATTTACAAAAACTGTTATTACCTAAGGACCCGAACGATAACAAAAGTGTTTTTCTGGAGATTCGAGCCGGTACCGGTGGTGATGAGGCTGCCATCTTCTCTGGAGACCTGTTTCGCATGTACAGTAAATACGCTGAAAGCCAGCGCTGGCAGGTTGAAATTATCAGTCAGAGTTTTGGGGAACATGGTGGCTACAAAGAGATTATCAGTCGTATTGTTGGCCAGGGGGTATATTCCCGGCTCAAGTTTGAGTCTGGTGCCCACCGGGTGCAGCGCGTTCCTGAAACCGAGTCACAGGGGCGGATCCATACATCGGCCTGTACGGTAGCTGTGATGCCGGAAGCGGATGAACTGGAAGCAATTGATATCAATAAGGGCGATCTGAGGGTGGATACTTTCCGTGCTTCCGGTGCCGGTGGTCAGCATGTGAATAAAACTGATTCGGCGATTCGTCTCACACACCTGCCAACCGGTATTGTGGTCGAATGTCAGGATGAGCGCTCCCAGCACAAGAACAGAGCGAAGGCAATGTCGTTGCTAGCCGCCCGTTTGCAAAATGCGCAGCAAGAGGCTGCCGCCCAGAATATTGCCGACGAAAGACGCTTGCTGGTTGGCAGCGGCGACCGTTCGGAGCGGATTCGTACCTATAACTACCCACAGGGGCGGGTGACGGATCACCGAATTAACCTGACACTATATAAGCTGCATGAAATGATGGAAGGCCAGCTGGATGACATCATTCAGCCGCTAGTTAACGAGTATCAGGCCGAACAGTTAGCTGCACTTTCAAGTTAG
- the rhlB gene encoding ATP-dependent RNA helicase RhlB, with protein MTDQSTGREPRQSETTDDKKSSNPGRRRRRRRNDKDPATKSWDLSQFQVPPMPGKTRFHDLDLPLELMHGIADLKFEYCSPIQARSLPYTLSGHDVVGKAQTGTGKTAAFLVTIIDDLLKNPIKDERFAGETRSVIIAPTRELVMQIADDAKALTKYTDLKVHTLVGGMDYDKQRRHLHESLCDILVATPGRLIDFCGSRDVYLDQVEVLVIDEADRMLDMGFIPQVRRIVRQTPHKEHRQTLLFSATFTPEVESLTEQWTIEPMRIEIAPERVATASVDQKVYITSAEDKFKLLRNVLAGDNVESVIVFANRRDQCRRLQEKLQKMGFNAGLLSGDVPQGKRVKTLEGFKSGKLPVLVATDVAGRGIHVDGISHVVNYTLPEEPEDYVHRIGRTGRAGKTGISISFACEDDAFLLEPIQELLGEKLHCEIPEAALLVE; from the coding sequence ATGACAGACCAATCCACCGGGCGTGAGCCACGGCAGAGCGAAACCACAGACGACAAAAAATCATCGAATCCCGGGCGACGTCGGCGTCGGCGCCGCAATGACAAAGACCCTGCTACAAAGAGTTGGGATCTCAGCCAGTTCCAGGTTCCACCCATGCCAGGCAAAACCCGCTTTCATGACCTCGACCTTCCACTGGAGTTGATGCATGGCATCGCAGACCTGAAGTTTGAATATTGCTCGCCGATTCAAGCGCGCTCGCTGCCTTATACCCTCAGCGGCCATGATGTTGTAGGCAAGGCTCAAACGGGCACTGGAAAAACAGCGGCATTTCTGGTGACCATTATTGATGATTTACTGAAAAATCCGATCAAAGATGAGCGCTTTGCTGGTGAGACCAGGTCAGTAATTATTGCCCCGACCCGGGAACTGGTCATGCAGATTGCAGATGATGCCAAAGCGTTGACCAAATACACCGACCTCAAGGTTCATACGCTGGTCGGTGGTATGGACTACGATAAGCAGCGTCGACACCTGCATGAATCTCTGTGCGATATTCTGGTGGCTACTCCCGGACGCCTGATTGATTTTTGTGGCAGTCGCGATGTTTATCTGGATCAGGTAGAAGTCCTGGTAATCGACGAAGCTGATCGCATGCTGGATATGGGATTTATTCCACAGGTGCGCAGAATCGTTCGACAAACCCCGCATAAAGAACATCGACAGACACTGTTGTTTTCGGCCACTTTTACACCGGAAGTCGAGAGTTTGACTGAGCAGTGGACCATAGAGCCCATGCGTATTGAAATTGCACCAGAGCGAGTGGCTACAGCCTCGGTCGATCAGAAAGTCTATATCACCAGCGCAGAAGACAAGTTTAAACTGCTGCGCAATGTACTGGCCGGAGACAATGTTGAGAGTGTCATTGTGTTCGCCAACCGACGTGATCAATGCCGCCGTTTACAGGAAAAATTGCAGAAGATGGGTTTTAATGCAGGCCTGTTGTCCGGCGATGTGCCGCAGGGCAAACGGGTAAAAACCCTGGAAGGATTTAAAAGCGGAAAACTGCCCGTGCTGGTTGCCACCGACGTGGCGGGACGCGGAATCCATGTGGATGGCATCAGCCACGTTGTGAACTACACCCTGCCTGAAGAACCTGAGGACTACGTGCATCGTATTGGTCGTACCGGGCGCGCTGGAAAAACCGGTATTTCTATCAGTTTTGCCTGCGAAGACGATGCTTTTCTGCTTGAGCCCATTCAGGAGCTATTGGGCGAAAAGCTCCATTGCGAAATTCCGGAAGCAGCGCTATTGGTCGAATAA
- a CDS encoding glutamyl-tRNA reductase, translating into MTVFVLGINHRTAALDVRERVAFVPEQMVDALRDAIDKAELSEVAILSTCNRTEIYASGGEPEQLLTWLSEYHHVGQEQLGSCLYIHQGEHSVRHMMKVASGLDSMVLGEPQILGQLKSCYAVAREAGVLDSHLDQMFQQAFATAKRVRSETAIGQNPVSVSYAAVSLSQQIFADLHEVHALLIGAGETIELVARHLKEKNVGAISVANRTLQHAQELAKEFGAEAILLSDIPEQLHRADIVISSTASQLPILGKGAVESALKKRRHRPMFMVDIAVPRDIEPEVADLGDVYLYTVDDLQEVIEENIRSREDAASVALEIIEEGVEGWNRQLRGQVAVDTIRAVRESVEQIRDTELEKALQSLRRGQKPEDIMQLLARNLTNKLLHTPTTRLKQASEEGHTDHLQWTHDLFGLDVQQPNGPDSDKDTS; encoded by the coding sequence ATGACCGTTTTTGTGTTGGGTATCAATCACCGCACAGCCGCTCTTGATGTTCGAGAGCGGGTTGCGTTTGTGCCCGAGCAGATGGTCGATGCACTGCGTGATGCCATTGATAAGGCAGAGCTGAGTGAAGTGGCGATTCTCTCCACCTGTAACCGCACAGAAATTTACGCTTCGGGGGGGGAGCCCGAGCAACTGTTGACGTGGCTGAGCGAATATCATCATGTCGGGCAGGAACAGCTTGGCAGTTGCCTTTATATACATCAGGGTGAGCACTCGGTTCGTCATATGATGAAAGTGGCCAGCGGGCTTGATTCAATGGTTTTGGGCGAGCCGCAAATACTTGGCCAGCTGAAGTCCTGTTATGCCGTTGCCCGCGAGGCCGGGGTGCTGGACTCGCATCTGGATCAAATGTTTCAACAGGCGTTTGCCACAGCCAAACGGGTGCGCAGTGAAACGGCAATCGGACAGAATCCGGTATCTGTTTCTTATGCTGCGGTGAGCCTTTCACAGCAGATCTTTGCCGACCTGCATGAGGTACACGCACTGCTGATCGGTGCTGGCGAAACTATTGAGCTGGTGGCGAGGCATTTGAAGGAAAAAAATGTGGGCGCCATTTCTGTCGCTAACCGCACATTGCAGCATGCGCAGGAGCTGGCCAAAGAATTTGGTGCTGAGGCGATACTGCTCTCGGATATTCCGGAACAATTGCATCGGGCAGATATTGTGATTTCGTCTACCGCCAGCCAGTTGCCGATTCTCGGCAAAGGTGCAGTGGAGTCGGCTCTGAAAAAGCGCAGGCACAGACCAATGTTTATGGTGGATATTGCAGTGCCGCGTGATATTGAGCCTGAAGTGGCCGATTTGGGTGATGTCTACCTGTATACCGTTGATGATCTTCAGGAAGTGATTGAGGAGAATATCCGCAGCCGTGAGGATGCAGCCAGTGTTGCTCTGGAGATTATCGAAGAAGGTGTAGAGGGTTGGAATCGGCAGTTGCGCGGACAGGTAGCAGTGGATACTATTCGCGCCGTTCGGGAAAGTGTCGAGCAAATACGCGATACCGAACTGGAGAAAGCGCTGCAATCCCTGCGGCGAGGTCAGAAACCTGAAGACATCATGCAGCTTCTGGCGCGCAACCTGACCAACAAGCTTTTGCATACGCCAACAACCCGGCTGAAACAGGCCAGTGAAGAAGGTCATACTGATCATCTGCAATGGACTCACGATCTCTTTGGTCTGGATGTTCAGCAACCCAACGGCCCTGACAGCGATAAAGACACCTCATGA